A stretch of DNA from Gemmatimonadota bacterium:
CCGGCAGCAAGACCTCGCGACCTCGAACGAAGACATCCGGGCCTTCATCGCGCGAACGACGACCACGCCCGGCCAGCCGGCCAAGCGATAAGACGATGGTGACTGCCCTGGTGCTCTTACTGCAGGTCGCGGCCCCGAGCCGGATCACGATGGAGTACGATGTCCGGGTCCCGATGCGGGACGGCGTTATGTTGTCGGCCGACGTCTACCGGCCCAGTTCCGCCGAGCGAGTGCCGATCATCCTGGTCCGGACGCCGTATGACAACGCCGGGGCGGGGTTCGTGGCGGCCGGCAAACTCTGGGCTTCGCGCGGCTATGCCTATGTAGTCCAGGACGTTCGCGGTCGCGGCGAGTCGGACGGGACATTTTATCCGCTGGTTAGCGAGGCCCACGATGGCTACGACACGATCGAGTGGCTGGCCCGCCAATCCTGGTCCAGCGGCCGCGTCGGCATGATGGGTGGGTCGTACCTCGGGTGGGTCCAAATGTACGCGGCCATCACCAAGCCGCCCGCCCTCAAGGCCCTGATTCCGAGCGTCACTCCGCCGGACCCCGATCGCAACTTTCCCGTTCAGTTCGGCGCCTATGGCATCACGACGATTTCGTGGCTGGCCGCCATTTCGGGCAAGACGATGCAGGACATTTCCGAACACGATCTTCGAGGCGCCTACGGCCACCTCCCGTTGTACGAGGCCGACCGTCTGTTAGGCCGAACCCTGACCGCGTGGCGTGACTGGCTCGATCACCCGACCCGCGACAGCTATTGGGAGGCCCAGAGTTTCCAGGGAGCGCTCAAGGACGTCGCCATCCCGATGTTTCACATCAGCGGCTGGTACGATGACGTCTTGGTGGGCACCACCGAGAACTACGCGATTACCCGGGGCCAGGCCAACCAGTTCTTGATGATCGGCCCGTGGGGCCACCGGATCAACCAGGGCCGGAAACTCGGCGCCATCGACTTCGGCCCGCGGGCAGTCGTCAATCTCGACAGCCTCAATCACCGGTGGTTCGACCGGTGGCTCAAGGAGATCCCGAACGGCGCCGAGCGGGACGCCAAGGTCCGGGTCTTCATGATGGGCGAGAACCGGTGGCGGGACGAAGCCGAGTGGCCTCTGGCCCGAACCCGGTACGTTCGCTATTACCTCTCGAGCGGCGGGAAGGCCAACTCCAGCCGCGGCGACGGCCGGCTCGACACGATGCCGCCGGGTGACTCACCGCCCGACCGGTATCGGGCCGATCCGATGAATCCCTACCCCTTCGTAACCGACGACGCCTTTTCCCAAGTTGGCGGCCCCGACGATTACCGCGAGGTTCACAAGCGGGCCGACGTCCTGATCTACACCACCGCCCCGCTCGCGGCCCCGATGGAACTCTGCGGTCCGCTCAGTGTAACCCTGGTTGCCGCTTCGTCGGCCAAGGATACCGATTGGGCCACCAAGGTCCTGGCCGTCCGCCCCGATGGGTTCGTGCTCCGGTTGAACGACGGGCTCGTCCGGGCTCGGTTCCGGAACGGGCGCGACCGCGAGGTGTTCCTGGAGCCGGGGGCCATCGAGCAATACCAGATCGACAACTGGTCGACGTGCATCCGGCTCGACCGGGGCTGGCGGGTTCGGCTGGAAATCGCGTCGCATGCGTTCCCGAAATTCGACCGGAACATGCAGACCGGCGGGCCGATCGGCAAAGAAGCGAGCGGGGTTGTCGCGAATCAGACGGTTTACCATGAGGCGGGGCGAGCGTCGTTTTTGGTACTGCCCGTGCTCGGCGCTCGGCGCTCGGCACTCGGCACTCGGCACTCGGCGCTAACGCGGTGAATTCCCTTCAACTTTGGAGTATTGATATGCGTGGTGTTCTTGGTGCCTTGATGCTGGGCGGGTTGGCGGGGCCGGTCGCGGCGCAACGGGCTGAAACCGCCCTCCATAGCGAGATGAACCGGATCGCGCCGCTCTCGGGCGGGGTGCTCGGGATCGCGGCGGTCCATCTCGAGTCGGGGCGGACGTTCTTTCACAACGCCGATGAGGCGTTTCCGCTGGCCAGCACCTATAAGGTGCCGATCGCGGTCCAGGCGTTGACCCTGGTGGAGCAAGGGAAGCTCGATCTCGACCGGATGGTGGCCTGGGATACCACCGATCTGCATATCGGGAGCGAAGCGTTCCTGCTGTTTCGGAAGCCGGGCTTCGCGCTGTCGGTGCGGAACATGCTCGAGACAATGCTGATTTTGTCGGAGAACAACTCCACCGACTGGATGCTTAAACTCTCCGGCGGGGGCTCGGCGGTGACCCAGCGGCTCCGGGACGTGGGCATTACCGACGTCCGGGTGGACCGCCCCACGGCCGAGGTCATCGCGAACCCGTACGGCATCACCGACATCTGGACCGACGGGAAGTTCTCGAGAACCAAATGGGAGTCCCAGATCGGCGCCCTCTCGAAGGCGCGGCGCGACTCAGCCGCCTATTACTACGCGGAGGACCCCCGGGACCACGGCAGCCCCAAGGGCATGGTCACCCTCCTGACCAAGGTATGGAAGGGTGAGGTGCTGAATATGAAGAACACCGCCCTGCTCTTCGATATCATGTATCGCTGCGAAACCGGCGCCGCCCGGATCAAGGGCATGCTTCCCCCGGGCACTCGAGTGGCCCACAAGACCGGCACCTACGCCGGCACGGTCAACGACATCGGCATCATCGACCTGCCCGACGGCACCCACCTCGCCATCGCCGCCTACGTCAAGAAGTCGAGCAAAATCCAAGGCCCCGACCTCGAAGCCACGGTGGCCCAAGCCTCTCGAGCGGTCTACGACTATTTCGTTTTCGGGAACTGAGATCTCGGCACTCGGCACTCGGCACTCGGCCGAGTGCCGAGCGCCGAGTGCCGAGTGCCGAGATCAAAACTATGCGGCCTCGGTCGAGCCCGCGAGCGCGGTGGCTGACGACGAGCCGCCGCTCACGACCTGGGCTACGTCGCCGAAGTAGCCGGTACCCACTTCGCGTTGATGTTTGGTGGCGGTGTAGCCGTTGACCTCGGAGGCGAACTCGGCCCGGTCATCTGATTGCGCTGATCGGCACACCAGACGGGGACGGTGATCCGCCAGTCGCCGGGGGTCGTGTTGGGATGGCCGTTTAGCATGCCGATCGCCGTAACGGCTTTTAGACCCAAATCCCCGAAAGCACCCGCCGGAAGTTGCCCCCCAAGATCCCGAGAATCTGGTCGTCGGTGTATTTCCGGCGGATCAACCCGTCCGTCAGATCGTACATCCGCTTCGGATGGGCCACTTCGTCGATATCGATCTTGTCGCGGAAGGCATAGTCGGACTTGTAGCCGGCCTTGAGGCGTTTGTAGTCCTCCGGCGGCATATCGTCGTACCCATCGAGGTCAATGTCGCTCCCGATCCCGACATGTTCGACGCCAATCATCTTCGCGACATAGTCGAAGTGATTGAGCAGGTCTTCGATGGTGGTCGGCTCGCTGCCCTTCACGAAATTGCGGACCCCGGTAATCCCCATCACGCTTTCCGCCTTGCCCACGGCCTTGATGACGGAATCCGGCTTGCAGCGCGGGTGGCCTGGGTTGAGCGCCCGGGCATTCGAATGGGTCACCAGGACCGGCTTCTTCGACACCTCGAACGCGTCGAGCGAGGTCTGATCGCCACAGTGCGAGACATCGACAGCCATCCCGACCGTGTTCATCCGGTCGACGATGGACAACCCAAAATCGCTGAGCCCCTCGTCGCGGCGCTCGGTCGAGCCGTTGCCGATCAGGTTCCGGGTATTGTAGGTGAGTTGGGAGACCCGCTGCCCCATGGCGTAGAAGGTGTCGACGTCCGCCGGCCGGCGGAAATGCTCCGAGTTCTGCACGCCGAGCATGACCCCGAGCTTCCCGGACGCCTTGACGGAAGCAAAGTCGGCCGCCGAGTCGATCCGGGTGAAGTACCGGTCGTTGCCGGCCAGGAACCCGTTCCAGTTGGCGATGAATTGGTAGGTGCTGTCATAGGCATTGGCCCCGCCGGTCCCGACGGCGGTGTGGAACACATTGATGCCGGACGAACGAAACCGCTCGAAGTCCGCCTGGGCAAACAGCTCGGGCTTCGCGTTCCACTTGCCCATCAACGGAAAATTGAGGGTCAGGGGGCTCAGCATGTCGATGACGAGGGCCCGTTCCATCACACTGAGACAGCGGGCGGTGTACTCGGTTCCGCTGCCCCGAAACAGCGTGAAGCGGCCCCGGTTGATCAGCGGAACCGCGAAGGCGGCGGCGAGAAAGCGGCGGCGAGTCGTCATGGCAAGCTCGGTGTTGAAGGGGAGGATGGCCCAAATAGCATTCGGGGCCCCGTTGGAGACCCCGAATGATGGCGAACCGCCCGGACCTTCCGCAACGTCTAGTTTGGCGCGTGAACCCCGGGGGGCCCGTAATTCCGGTAGGAGCCGATCCCCGGCCCCGACAGATCGAGGCCGGTATTGTTGATCTTCGCGATGTACTGCCGGATCGACCCCGGGAACGGCGTCGTCCGGGCGCCCCGGCCAAACGGATCGGTGTACCAGGTGGTCGGGCCGTCGGAGTTGTTGAGGTCGAACGAGTTCATGTCCATGACCCGCCGAACCCCGTTGAAGGGCGACCGGGGATCAGTTTGAATAATCCCGGCGATGGTGCCGGTGCCGGGACCGCCGTCCGCGCCGTCTGCCCGAAACTCGGACGGGCGCCGATGAGCACGGCAAAACCAATCACGACAGTGAGACCCTTCATTCGATCCTCGCTTGGTCGGCGGCAAGGCCGCACCGGGATGCAGCACTACGACGTACGGAACCCAGTTGCCCCGATCAAAAGGCAGCTTGCATGCCGCCCCGGAAGGAGGCGTTTGCGACAGTGAACACCGTCATCTAAGGAAGGATTCTCCGTCGCCGTGCAGCGCCTTGCGCGAAATCGTCGATCGGATGGCCAAATCAGAGACCGGAGGGAAGAACTTGCATTGCGGTTCGCGAACCGGCTGCCTGCACCGGCCCGCACTTCGTTCGGCCTACCCCGCGGGCGCTAGATGTCCCGCGCGGCCGACAACCCTTACCGGGGGCGGAGTTCCATCTGAACGTACGAGGTGTCGGTGGCCAACCGGCCCAAGACCAACTTGACCGGAATGCCCGAGGTGTCGCGCCCCGCCAACCCGCTCCCGATCGGAGCCGTCACCGAGATCACCGCCGACCCGATCTGGGGCGTGAATCCGTTCACCAGAAAAACGAGGAGGAATCGTCCGTCGTCGGCGCCGAGGACCGACGCCGAACTGATGAACTGAGCGCTCCCGCCGGTCGAGCCGGTCAAGAGTTGCACCGCGACGATCGGACCGCCGACCCCGGTCCCGTCGGGGCGGACCACCCGCCCCGCGATCGCCGCGATGGTTTCCTTGCTCGGATCCGTTGGCGGAACCGTCAAGCAGGACCCGGTGCCGATCAGCAGTCCGACCGCGGCCACCTTGATTCCTGTTCGCATCGTATTCCTCACGCCAAGGTCAAGATTCAACGTAGTCGAGGTCCTTACCATAGGTCTCGCCGAGGGCGAGCAGGGCGATCACGGCAATCACTAGCACCACGACACCGACGGCGATCCCTCCCCCGACAACCCCGAGCCCGCCGTCGCGAAACGACTGAAACGCCCAGGTCATCGGCACCACCGCCCCCCGGACGAAGTTCGGAGCCGAGGTGGTGGCGGTGGCGCGAAGATTGGTCCCGAACTGTTCGGCGGCCATCGTCACGAACACGGCCCAGTACCCGATCGCGAAGCCCATGGCGCTGCAGAGGGCATAGAACCCGGCCAAGGTGCCCGCCACCTCAAGGAAATACGCCGCACAACCGGCGACCGTGAGCCCGAGAAATAAGCCGATGGCCCGCTTTCGGCTC
This window harbors:
- the bla gene encoding class A beta-lactamase, which codes for MRGVLGALMLGGLAGPVAAQRAETALHSEMNRIAPLSGGVLGIAAVHLESGRTFFHNADEAFPLASTYKVPIAVQALTLVEQGKLDLDRMVAWDTTDLHIGSEAFLLFRKPGFALSVRNMLETMLILSENNSTDWMLKLSGGGSAVTQRLRDVGITDVRVDRPTAEVIANPYGITDIWTDGKFSRTKWESQIGALSKARRDSAAYYYAEDPRDHGSPKGMVTLLTKVWKGEVLNMKNTALLFDIMYRCETGAARIKGMLPPGTRVAHKTGTYAGTVNDIGIIDLPDGTHLAIAAYVKKSSKIQGPDLEATVAQASRAVYDYFVFGN
- a CDS encoding dipeptidase, which encodes MTTRRRFLAAAFAVPLINRGRFTLFRGSGTEYTARCLSVMERALVIDMLSPLTLNFPLMGKWNAKPELFAQADFERFRSSGINVFHTAVGTGGANAYDSTYQFIANWNGFLAGNDRYFTRIDSAADFASVKASGKLGVMLGVQNSEHFRRPADVDTFYAMGQRVSQLTYNTRNLIGNGSTERRDEGLSDFGLSIVDRMNTVGMAVDVSHCGDQTSLDAFEVSKKPVLVTHSNARALNPGHPRCKPDSVIKAVGKAESVMGITGVRNFVKGSEPTTIEDLLNHFDYVAKMIGVEHVGIGSDIDLDGYDDMPPEDYKRLKAGYKSDYAFRDKIDIDEVAHPKRMYDLTDGLIRRKYTDDQILGILGGNFRRVLSGIWV
- a CDS encoding CocE/NonD family hydrolase; protein product: MVTALVLLLQVAAPSRITMEYDVRVPMRDGVMLSADVYRPSSAERVPIILVRTPYDNAGAGFVAAGKLWASRGYAYVVQDVRGRGESDGTFYPLVSEAHDGYDTIEWLARQSWSSGRVGMMGGSYLGWVQMYAAITKPPALKALIPSVTPPDPDRNFPVQFGAYGITTISWLAAISGKTMQDISEHDLRGAYGHLPLYEADRLLGRTLTAWRDWLDHPTRDSYWEAQSFQGALKDVAIPMFHISGWYDDVLVGTTENYAITRGQANQFLMIGPWGHRINQGRKLGAIDFGPRAVVNLDSLNHRWFDRWLKEIPNGAERDAKVRVFMMGENRWRDEAEWPLARTRYVRYYLSSGGKANSSRGDGRLDTMPPGDSPPDRYRADPMNPYPFVTDDAFSQVGGPDDYREVHKRADVLIYTTAPLAAPMELCGPLSVTLVAASSAKDTDWATKVLAVRPDGFVLRLNDGLVRARFRNGRDREVFLEPGAIEQYQIDNWSTCIRLDRGWRVRLEIASHAFPKFDRNMQTGGPIGKEASGVVANQTVYHEAGRASFLVLPVLGARRSALGTRHSALTR